The proteins below are encoded in one region of Micromonospora sp. DSM 45708:
- a CDS encoding RidA family protein, which produces MTARVVAGKAVPRGAFPHVKVAGGFVFVSGTSSRRPDNTFAGVSVDEFGTTDLDIRAQTRAVVENIRDLLRSVGAELTDLVQVTSYLVNMNDFGGYNEVWAEFFDATGPTRTTVAVHQLPHPHLLIEMQAVALLSSGGPS; this is translated from the coding sequence ATGACCGCCCGGGTCGTCGCCGGGAAGGCCGTGCCGCGCGGCGCGTTCCCGCACGTCAAGGTGGCGGGCGGGTTCGTCTTCGTCTCCGGTACGTCGTCGCGCCGGCCGGACAACACGTTCGCCGGTGTGTCGGTGGACGAGTTCGGCACCACCGACCTGGACATCCGGGCGCAGACCCGGGCCGTGGTCGAGAACATCCGGGACCTGCTCCGGTCGGTGGGCGCGGAGCTGACCGACCTGGTGCAGGTCACCAGCTACCTGGTCAACATGAACGACTTCGGCGGCTACAACGAGGTGTGGGCGGAGTTCTTCGACGCCACCGGGCCGACCCGGACCACGGTGGCCGTGCACCAGCTTCCGCACCCGCACCTGCTGATCGAGATGCAGGCCGTCGCCCTACTGTCGTCGGGAGGTCCGTCATGA
- a CDS encoding 3-hydroxyanthranilate 3,4-dioxygenase codes for MSEIAEPFSFSGWIGENQHLLKPPVGNKEMLPGSDDFIVMVVGGPNQRTDFHVDPYEEFFYQVKGNMHVNLMTPEGPRTVHVREGQMWMLPRNTPHSPQRPEAGSIGMVIERVREEGTLEKFQWYCAECSNKVHEVELQVRDIAADLPPVFAAFYADEKARTCDNCGALHPGKG; via the coding sequence ATGAGTGAGATCGCCGAGCCGTTCAGCTTCTCCGGCTGGATCGGGGAGAACCAGCACCTGCTCAAGCCGCCGGTGGGCAACAAGGAGATGCTGCCCGGCAGCGACGACTTCATCGTCATGGTGGTGGGCGGGCCGAACCAGCGCACCGACTTCCACGTCGACCCGTACGAGGAGTTCTTCTACCAGGTCAAGGGCAACATGCACGTCAACCTGATGACGCCCGAGGGGCCGCGTACGGTGCACGTGCGTGAGGGGCAGATGTGGATGCTGCCGCGCAACACCCCGCACTCGCCGCAGCGTCCGGAGGCCGGCTCGATCGGCATGGTGATCGAGCGGGTCCGCGAGGAGGGCACGCTGGAGAAGTTCCAGTGGTACTGCGCCGAGTGCAGCAACAAGGTGCACGAGGTGGAGTTGCAGGTGCGCGACATCGCCGCCGACCTGCCCCCGGTCTTCGCCGCGTTCTACGCCGACGAGAAGGCCCGCACCTGCGACAACTGCGGCGCGCTGCACCCGGGCAAGGGCTGA
- a CDS encoding amidohydrolase family protein, with product MPVPVVDVHTHVVPKGWPDLAVACGGSGWPWLRVDSERAAMIMVGETEFRPVGAACWDAPTRLADMTTDGVDVQVVSPTPVFFGYDRPADQAVKVARIFNDLTLEVTAAGGDRLVPFCQVPLQDPDAACAELDRCLAAGHAGVEIGNHVGDRDLDDAGIVAFLTHCAEVGAPVFVHPWDMPGGPRLNRWMARWLTGMPAETHLSVLALILGGVFDRVPETLRICFAHGGGSFPFWLGRADNAWHRRGDLVRGASTAPPSSYVDRFSVDSVVFEPAALRLLVDTMGADRVLLGSDYPYPLGERPVGQVVHRSDFLTDAQRAALLGGNALRFLGR from the coding sequence ATGCCGGTGCCGGTGGTCGATGTGCACACGCACGTCGTACCGAAGGGATGGCCGGACCTCGCGGTGGCCTGCGGCGGGTCCGGTTGGCCCTGGTTGCGGGTGGACTCCGAGCGTGCCGCGATGATCATGGTGGGGGAGACGGAGTTCCGTCCGGTCGGCGCGGCGTGCTGGGACGCGCCCACCCGGCTCGCCGACATGACCACCGACGGCGTCGACGTCCAGGTCGTCTCGCCGACCCCGGTCTTCTTCGGCTACGACCGTCCGGCCGACCAGGCGGTCAAGGTGGCCCGGATCTTCAACGACCTCACGCTGGAGGTCACCGCCGCCGGTGGCGACCGGCTGGTGCCGTTCTGCCAGGTGCCGTTGCAGGACCCGGACGCCGCCTGCGCCGAGCTGGACCGCTGCCTCGCGGCCGGGCACGCCGGTGTGGAGATCGGCAACCATGTCGGCGACCGGGACCTCGACGACGCCGGCATCGTGGCGTTCCTGACCCACTGCGCCGAGGTCGGCGCGCCGGTCTTCGTGCACCCGTGGGACATGCCCGGCGGGCCCCGCCTGAACCGGTGGATGGCCCGCTGGTTGACCGGCATGCCGGCGGAGACGCACCTGTCGGTGCTGGCGCTGATCCTCGGCGGCGTGTTCGACCGGGTGCCGGAGACGCTGCGGATCTGTTTCGCGCACGGCGGCGGCAGCTTCCCGTTCTGGCTGGGCCGCGCCGACAACGCCTGGCACCGCCGCGGCGACCTGGTACGCGGCGCGTCCACCGCGCCGCCCAGCTCGTACGTCGACCGGTTCAGCGTCGACTCGGTGGTCTTCGAGCCGGCCGCGCTGCGCCTGCTGGTGGACACCATGGGCGCCGACCGGGTGCTGCTCGGCAGCGACTACCCGTACCCGCTGGGGGAGCGGCCGGTCGGGCAGGTGGTGCACCGCTCCGACTTCCTCACCGACGCGCAGCGGGCCGCGCTGCTCGGCGGCAACGCGCTGCGCTTCCTCGGCCGCTGA